The genomic DNA TGTACACTGCTGTGGGATGTACTGCGTTTGTAAACATACACGCATAATACGCCTTCATCAAGAGAGGAATGAGCCTACAGAGCTCCCAGTCAGAGCCACTAGCTGcccggctaactgagctaactagctacagtcagctacagctagcagcagtccTCACCATTTGTTCTGAGTGTAAATTTGAAAGGCGGCTAATTGTTAAATATTGTACCTTCAACATATTGTATCTTTCTAGTGTATACTGTATAAAACCAGAGTGCAAAGgacaagttgtgtttttttctgggcTTATTTGTTGCCTGTGCACAGTGACTTTAGCTATTTAGTCGACTTTAGGGGTGCTGGTAGGATTTCTTGCCTTCAGACAGAGCCAAGGACACAGTTTTCCCTGGTCCCTAGTCTCTATGCCAAGCTAAACTAATTGGCTGCTGCCTGTACTTTcaatatttactgtacagactTTATGGAGTTGTCAATCTTCTAATCTAACTTTCTGCGAGAAAGTGAATAAGTAACTTTCCCAAAGTGTCAGTCTATTTCTTTAACAGGGTATTAAGCCCAAATCATGAGTGGTTTGATGCGTTTTTTTAAGGAAAGTTATCCACGGAGGCCTGCTTCGCTGACTGCAAATTtgaaatcatacattttctgcttcaaacagtgaaactaaaaaataaatctgttaaTCAAAAAATAAGTTGAAGCTGTCAAATGGATCATTGTTAGAGCTATAGCTATCACAAGGTTCATTAAGGATCAGGGAGAACTCTTTTagggaaggatggaggaggatATCCTGAGAAGTGAGCTGTTGTTTTctgtaaagtgaaaaaaaaggctgatgTGGATGCAGCAGCCCTTCTCTGAGTGGTGGAGAGAGCCTGATGTACTACTGAAATGACATGCTCAGCTTTGATGGGAGAATAATACCTCCACGGATCATTTGCACCTGAAAGGGAATATTTATCATGGGAAGGGGAGATGCAGGAACAGAGATCCTCTCCGTGTGTTGGTACTGTTCTTGTCtcgtgtacgtgtgtgtgtgtgtgtgtacgtgtgtgtgtgtgtactgctcACCAGGAGTGTTTGTTCTATATCCACAGGAGAATATGGTGGGGGGCCGTCCATGCCCCACGGGGCTTCTTGTAAGATGTCTGGGGTCGGTAGGCAGATCTGACGGGACACTATGAAGTGGACACCCTCCTCGCTTGCCTGGAGAACATTCAGAGTGAACACGTAGTTCAGACGTGAGTTGCAAATGATACCAAGGCAACAGACATTTGTAACAAGAGATTGACAAGACTGATATTAATCCCAATAGCGAGCTATCTTATCTTAGCGGGAGAACGGCTAGCCTGGATTCACTAAACGGTGTCAAAATCTGCCCACCAGCACGTCTAATTAGCGTTGATTGTATATCCCTGCAAGGTTTgtggaaaaacaacaataagATATCATGCAGCCAAGACTGCTAAAAGTCTAAAAttgtgttaattagtgagctttagatgAGCTGGTAGGTGGAATTTGTTACCTTGTCAGAGCCCTATGTTCAGTTGATACATAGGCAccctttaaaaagaaattagCAGGAGAACCAGTTAGTCATCGTTTAAAATTCACTGCCACCCAGTAATAATCTATTTAAGTCTCCTCTCTGTGACTCAAACTTCGACTACTGAATGCCAGTCCAGCTGCTCattcacacatttacatgtaaGTGGGTCCAGGGGACACGCAGACTGTCTGGCTGCTTCCCTCTACCTCCACTCTGTCATTCCTCTGAGATTTCCACTggtctctgcagcacagagctgACTCCTGAATTACCCAGTCCAGCCCATTATTGCCTTAATTGGACTAATTTAATTTCTTCCCTGCCAGTTCTTGATCTCTGACAGAAAGTGGCTGCTCTGAGAGGCCATGTTGGCTCCACAGAGACCCAGAAGAGCCAGGCAGGCTGTGCAGACAGGAACTCCGGGCCCGGAGACCCTGCAGAGTCAGCCGCAAACACACTGCAATTAACCACCAttaaccacaaacacaccaccaTTGACTGGCATCAACCAGGAACCAGAGACTGCCGCATGGCTCGGTCCATCAGGGACTAACCACAATTAAATACTATTAACTGCAGCGAGTGCAGACACAACAGCACAGCACAACACAATTAGCCTGAATCACCACAATTATCTTTAATACCTCGGGGACCTGGAGTCAGAACAGAACACAGTTGTTTATGGTGTGCAACAACATGTGGACTCATTTTACTGTCACAACTATGCTAATCCCGCCGTCTTAGTTAAATCAATACCTTAATAGAAAGACCTGCTGACTGACCTGGATGAGCAGAGCTGCGTGTTCCGGTGCTCCGTAACGTAGATCGTGCCCGTTGATGGCCAGCACGCGGTCACCAACACACAGCTGTCCATCGCGTGCTGCCAGGCCGCCCTCCAGCAGGTGAAAGATGTAGACTCCGTGCTCCTCTGGCCGCCTCACTAGCTTAATGCCCAGCTGTTCCTCTGGAGTGGTTTTATTCAGGACCACATGGATGCTGTCATCCCTCAGGGGATGGTGGGGTAGGCCGTGAGACGGGTGGCCTCCTGCGATGTCGTGGCCGTGCCCGTGGCCGTGTGGGTGACTGTGCGAATGTGAGCGGTAGCGATGGCGCTGTTCTCTCAGCACGGTTAGCCGGAGGAGTTGGCAGGGCTGTTTGAGGGTCGCCACAGCGTAGCAGTGGGGTACGTTGCTGATGTCAATGCCGTTTACCTGAAGGGGCCAACAGAGATGCAGTTTAGAAATAGGACTTCTCTATTATGGTATAATGTAAGTGCTATATGAAGGAAACTCAAGCGAGAAGTCAAGAAACTCAAGTCCAGTCGCCTTTGTGTAGCACATGAATATACaactttgtttactttttactgATTTGTGAAACTAATCTCGACTGTGATACCTTCAGGATCATGTCCCCAGGCAGCAAGCGTCCATCCCGAGCGATGACGCCCTCCCTGTAGATATCCTGGATGAGGATGCGAACCAGGGGGGTCTCATTGCCGCCGACGATGCTGATGGCCAGCGGCTCTGAGGGATCCACCCGTGTGATCTTAATACTGGTGAGTTCCCCATCAGGGATAAGGTGGTGCAGCTGAGGAAGAGCCAGCACTAAAAAGGAGAAGGCGCAGGAGAGAAAATGGCTGCGCTTAGCTCTGAATCTTACTgtacaacaagaaaaaaattgacaaatagccaaaaaaaacaggatagGAAGTGGGAGGAAGAGAGACGCATGGAGGGAGAAAGAGTGGAGGACCGTGGTGGAGAGGTTCAGCAGTGGAACCAGCTGTCTCTACTCCCCCAGGTTACTAAAACAAACTTGTACAAGCCAAGAGGGAAAATTGACTTGGCTGATCATCCTGCTCGATGTTTGTATCATTAGTCACTTACATCTGTAGAAAGTATGCTTGGGAAAACCCTCGATTTCTAATTTCCACAAGGTTATTACATGGGCGTACAGTTGTACTCAGAAAAGTATGAATGTATTTCAAAGCATTTCACGTTGATGTTAATTCAAAAGGGCGTACATCTTCTTCATTTTTCCTGAAAGAATTGAATGAAATCTGCCCAAGCGTTGCACAAGAGATTTTAAATATGCATTTGTAGCACATTCAGAACCTGTTTATACCTCTCAGATTGCCATTGAAATATGTTCTTCTCAATAGTATCGCATTCATCCTCATCCAACATTTATGAAAGATGTGTACTTGTCCGCCAGTTTCATTTCATTCACTCCCCCTCATGCCCAGTTGTGAATCACACTCCGCAGCAGAATGACACATCCTGGGCCGGACCTTGTGGAGGTGGGTGTGGATCTTCTGTGACTATTTTGGCCAACAGCCCTCGGCCAATAAATGACAGAGAAGATGAACTCCTCGCcgtatttcttcttcttgctttATGAGAAATGTCTCTCTCCTTATCCCTCAATGGGCCGTCTCCCTCTGTGTCCCTGGCTCCTCCGTAGCCTCAGTCGTTCGTTCTACTCACGCTGCACTTTCTCCATTCCAAAGTCAATATTTTGTCGTTATCGCAGCAGATTGCTTCCAGGGTGGagaacacatgaacacaggGACCTGCGGCTATTATgcaacccctcctcctctccatcacactCGTCCAGCCTCCGTCTTTGTTCGGCCCGTcatttccctctttttctcatCCCTCCGCGTGGACATTCCTCTGCCATTACTTATTATCTCTGTTGTATTTTCGGTATCCTCTCTTCCCTCCATTTGTTCTGTGTGGATCCATCTCTTCTTCAGACTTCCATCCTCTCCTTCTATCTTTGTCTCTCCAGCGGCGGGCAATGAATATTTAATCTATTCTCTCAGCCTCCTCGGTGATGGCCTCAGAGAATAATCTAGTCCCTGATCATTCGTCATCCTTCTTTCTTACGCAATACCACATCCATCCTCCTCTACCCATCACACCGCAGTTGTACTTCAACGTAATGCTCTCTTATCGTTAACTATATTTCCTCTGCTTAAATAGCCCCGATGGTGGGCAGCGGATTTTACATTGAAGACCCCTAGAGCACATTCTCTTTATGACATAACATGCCGTGTCACTGCCATGTCAAGAACGCTGCTCTCTCTGGAGACTACTCCATCAAGTTGGCGCAAACCTGTTGACCCTGGCTGTGTTGGGAggcagaaggagaggaaggggggATGCACGAggggatgaagagggagaggaggtggagaagagagggaggacgTCTCCTCTGACCTCCCCTATTCCACTCTTGTCCAAAGTGCCTCAGGCTACCGCTCTCCCTACTGATCTGTCTCTAGTGATGCACCGGCGGACTTATGCAATCTGCAGCTGAATTATTAAAGAAACATATGCTACTGTTACACTGTGGGCTCCCAGCCGTGTCACCCTCCTCGTACAGCTGAGGGAACAACGTGGATACACACATTTGGAGGCACGCCCTCTCTCTGGAACCCTCTTCAGGGAATCACAAAGTGCAAATGCGGCAGTGACATAATACAatcaagacacaacacagaaaagCACCAAACAAGCACAAAAATATACACGTCACAGGAGCCGAGCCAAGACACGCGAGCCCTGATCCATACCTTCCTGCGGCACACTGGAGTTCCTGGCGTTGTCCCTCTCCTCGGACGTCTCATTGCTCACCGCGTTGCCACTCTTGGTCCTCCTCAGGACACTGAATGCCCGGTTCAACCTCCTGAAGGAGCGGCTCCTCACTGAAGAACGGTCAAAGTTTCTGACTGCAGAGGAGacagggggagaaagagaggcacTTTATACATCAGCTCACCCTCAACATGCCCGGACATGTCTGAACCTGCCTCCTCGCAGCCAATCAAATGCCTTCTCCTGTCCTGTAGTGAATGTTTGAGAGCTGTGTTTGGTGTGTTGCCATAGGTGATGGTGAGATGATGGAATACCTGTGATCCAGGAGGTCCACTTTGAACAATAAACTATAATACTGAAGGATTATCAGATGCCAAAACAGTGCACAGCGATTTATGATGTACAACTACAACCGTGGTAAGTTTGCAGTCATCAGTCCCCCGTTCTTCTTGATCATAGTGAGATAGAGTAGAATGATGTGCCTTTGTGAAGGGTACTGCTGAACAAAACTAAACTGTATTAAAGTTTTCTTTAGAGTTTCTGATCTCTAGTAGCACCTTAGTGTGTAACGGTTGTGTATCGTGCACACAAACAAGGATGTGCATGTCGGTGGGTTTCCTGATGTGACTCCAATATTGAAATTCAGGGTATCTACGAGCACCAATACCTCAATGTTTGGAACTCATTGGAATCCTTCTAAGAAAGTTAAATGAGTCAGCAACTCACCCTGACTTAATACATTACATGTAAATGCTAAAAACATTGAATTTCATAATGACAAAGAAACTGAAGGGGCGAccgtggctcaggggtagaacCAGCGTCTTCTTATCAGAAGGTTTCGGGTTTGATTCTTCTGGTCTGCATgttaaagtgtccttgggtaagATACACaacccctgccccccccccccccccccccccaaaagctCCTGATTATGAATTGCTttttctgctaaatgtaaaCTGCATCTAATGCGGATTGGTCATGTCATAGTCAGCACACAGCGGCTGAAGTCATGTCATGGCCGATACCTGATGTGGCATCAGGTATCGGCCAGTATCTGCGCCAATACCCATGCATGTAAACATAACTCTGTTTAGAAGGAAACACAGTGCACCATCAAGGCAAAACTTGAGCCAGGCAGCCTTTTTTTCGAGCCCTGTGTACTGGGACACCTGCTGTGTTGCTGCAGTGGTCTCGCTGAGAGGAATAGAGAGACTGTGTTTTTGCCTCTAGTCCTTTTTCTTCTGAGGTGTATTTGTTGAGTTACTTCCAACATGCTCAAAtattgtgtctttttcttttgtggatGGATGAAAGCTTTCAACTTGTGGCTCTTTAATTAATAAACTCAATCTGTGCTGGGTATAGTAACAGGGTTGCgtaactgcagcagtgatgtaaCACACCCTGGACTTGACAACATTCAAAACGGACCCTCCCCCGAGAGACCGTTGTCTAGTGCTTTGCTTTTcttggaagaagaagaagaaaacagacatggtggaggaggctgcagtGGGGAGGCAGCAGTCCCAGCCTGGCTGCACAGAGCACGGGGCAGCGAGCCTCTGCAgcgcccctccctccctctgcggGCTCGGGGAGATGCGAGGGCTCCTGACAGCCACATTATTCTTTAAAAGCACCAGCCGCTTCTGGAGCTGACAGCTTGTTCAGCAGTAGTGGCgcttgtggtggtggtgggcgcTCGGCCGGCCAGGCTAAAAGTGCTGGTGCAGCGTCATTTGGTGTCCCCACTGCATGTGTGCGCTCACACTAGGGGTGGGGGGGCAAAGAGAAACACTCGTGACTGCTTCCTGGTTTCACAGGTGGGAGAAACGGAGGGGTGAGAGGGGTGTTCACGTCACTGGGCCttaacacacactttcatcGGCTATATTTAACCCAGCTCTCCTTCCATTTCTCCTTGACTGCATAATGTAACTGCCCTCTCACTCTCAAAGAGAGATTTTATGgattgctgaaaaaaaaaacaagtcagtgGTGCTAATTGGCTAATAGGATTTCTATCAGAGTACGTTagggagaacaaagactgtATTCGAGGTTGAACGAGCGCCCTGGTTATAAGTCTGCAGGTGTAAGTGTATGTTTGAACATAGGTCGCTGGCATCTGGTTTTGACTGGGAGACTATGTAACCGTGGAACTGGAAAGCTCTCTACGCCGTATTGATTTTCAATCTGTCATTCTGGCAAACACTCCCTCCAGCTCCCTGTCTCTGGACGGGTAACATCAGGGTAACGTCATGCAGGACTGAACATGACCACACACGAACACAAACATCCGTTCGCCCACTCACACTCACtcttcttgctgctgctgcgggcGGCCAGGCTGGTTGTGCTGCCCGACTGACTGTTGGGGTCCTCCATGCTGGGGTCGAAGGCGGGGTTGACCAGACCGGGCTCGTCCGACAGAAGGGCCACGGCGGCTGAGGTGGGGCCGTCATTGGGCAGCGTGGCGATGGTGAGTTCTGACGTGCTGTCGGTGCATTCACCCTCCTGCGAGCGCCGCTTCCTGTCCGCTGAGAGCCCATAGTGAGAGGCCCCTTTACACCTGCACACAGGGGTTTAAAGGTCAATCTCAAACTCATGTTACACTGCCAGCATGGTGCGATTAATAATGGACATGTTGATGAAATGATGACTGATGATTTCACAAAGGTTGCTCGGATTCTGTTATTCTCTCTTATTATCACAGCAGAGTGAAAGTCAACAAATTCATGTTAACGTCTAACGGAAAGGTCACATTCTCAAGACTAATGCGAGCAGATTTCAGCCTGAGGCTTTCTGCACACTGACCTCTGTCTTCTGCTTTGGGACTGCCTCACACAAAGACTTCTTATCTGACCTCGTCACTCAAACAGCACTTCTCTGAGATACCACACAGCCCGTACAATAAGCCACAACAACATGAGTGTAGTTCCTGGTGCTCTCACTTAAAATTATGCAGCACCTCTCTGAGAATGTACCAGAAATGTCATATTTActctcacaaagaaaaaaaacaattcctGTTGCCTGCATGCCGTCTCTGTGACGGTATCTGTAATCACATGTAGGATGGGTTTTCTCTGTGGGTGTGAGCGTTGGCATCCCAGACAGATGATTGAACACAAATGTAAGACAACACCCGTTAGAGAGCAGAGAGGGCGGGTAACTGACACAGAGTTTGAATATAAAACAGAGATCGtctccatgttgtttttgtaaaaaaacaaatctaattcTCAAGTTCCAGATGTCTCCTCCCTGTCAACAACCGCGACACATtcacagcctctctctctcattcacacacacacacagatacacacatgtacacacttGCACACTTATTATGCTGCACGCCATAAAAGGCTTTTCACACTGACATTATTAAATTgggaatgtttgtgtgtgaattaaAGATATCCCTACAGAGTTGGGTGGTGTATTGTTGGAGaatttttcctccatctgtaAGCCATAAAGACTCTGAGCTGACGCTTCATCAGAGGCAGGAATAACACTGGCTTGTCTCTCCGGCTGTCTCTGCGGAGCCATCAGCACAAACATTAACTGGGTTTTAATGAGCTGGATCAAACCCAGCCTCCACTTCAACAGTAGCTCAGAAAACGAGGAGCGGCGTCGTTCTCCTGTGCGGATACCGCTGGATCTAACACGCGGGATGTCAGGCCATGAATGAAGGGTTGAGGAAAAGCAAATGGTGGCCATGAttgcagagaaaaacaagattACATGCTGGTGAGCCATTCGAGCCCGGAGAGGCCACTGCCCCCCTCAGGGCACCACATCAGTAGAAGCAGCATTTTGTCTCAAtaacacagctgtcagagtggGTCGTGCACTCTGTCCATATTTCACAGGGAAAATCATTTCAACCTGAAGTGGGTTCTATATCTCACTTGTATCCATGGGACTCACTGTTAGATACAGCATCACACAGAGCTGAAGTACCTATTGATCtcactctgagctctgacatcacactacagTACAGTGCATGTGTCTCTGCATGTGTGCATATCGATATACCTGTGCGTGGGCAGTGCCACCGGCAGTTATTCCTGTTCACTCAGTTAGTAAATTGAATGCTATCAAGCATGTCGGCGCAGCAACATAGCACTTAACTGAGTGAAGTGGTTGAACAGAGCAATATTTCAatcagctgcagaggagagggcAGCGCTGCACTCCTGAGAGGGCAGAAGCTTTCCTCGTGTCACTCGCGATCAATTAGAAGAATTAAAGTTGTGTGCGGCTCGAAACACCACTGGCACTCACATAACTGTCTTCAGGACAGGAATAGTAGCTCCTCAGACAAATACCTTTGTGCCTGAGAACAGAAAAGGCAAATGTGTACATGTAGGGCTCAGCTACTGGATGAACTGCCAGGAAATTTGCCATGGATATTAGAGTTCCCTGTAGGCTACGTTCTAACTTTGTTGTTCCTTTGCCGTTTCATttaacaccatcaaacttttcaTTTGTTCACTTGTTCCACTACTTTGTGGTTAGTTAATTAGAAACGCTAGGATGCTAATGTGCTAAACAAAAATGGTGGACGTGGTAAACATACACCCCGAACATCATTAGCATTGTTAGCCTGCCGACGTTGGCACTGAGCTCAAACCACCATCGTGCCGAGGTTCAGCCTCACGCTCAGACTCCCCAGCCCTGGTTGTAGACTCTGTCCTGTGAACATTTCACCACACTCAGACTCGCAGATAAACAAACGAACTGACAAACATTACAGATTCCAGCTTTAATTGTCCTTACTGTTACACACATTAGAGCTGCTGTGACCATTCCTGTGCAACATTGTCCTCATTAAGTTTAATTCCTCCCAGCTGCTCTTAATATCTTCATCTATATATAGATCCGCTGCCTTCCAAAGTCTTGTGTAGCAGCACTGACTTCAGACGCTTGACTGAACAATTGCTTCCCTTTgatttacacacatgcacacacttttCATAGGCTCGTATAGGACGTCTGGTCCAAGCTGACTGTATGGAATTGAGGCCTTGGACAACATTCCCCTGTTTCAGCGCGGCTTGTGGAAAATGGAGAACCACAGTCAGTCAGCGGAGATGGCCGAATACCTTTGAATACAGGTTCATTCAGCTACATAAATCTTACAGACCACCCAAATCTTTGCGAAATGTCTGTCCGAGTAGTAATGAATGCACGCTACACATACACTTTGAGAACGGGAGATCTTAAGGGGTTCGTTTCTAGTGCATGCATATATATAGTCTGTGGATCTCAGACACGAAGGATACGAACCAAAGAGAAATATATTTAGAGCTGTCACTAGGAACAACAGATACAAGTTGTAGTGTGTGATGAGTCCCAGAAACATAGAGGCCGTTATAACAGAGAGTCTGAGACAGCAGCCTTTGTTTAGAGTGCCGTCGGTTTATTAAAGGCTTTGTCTCCCGTTAATTAAAATCTCCTTCCTGCAGGGCACAAGTTGCCTTTAAAGCACTGCCATGCCTCAGCTGCCTAGACTTTGAATGTCTGACTTTTAATGCTAAGGCCGCCGCCTGTGCTGTCTGAGGTTAAAGGCAGGGACGCATGACAGAAACCCCTTGTATCCCTCACCGGGGTGGTCCTGGAGTTTCAGAGCCGAGCTAAGCGGGCCAATTAAGCGCGAGGTGCTGTGCATCGAGGGAGGTGTGCCTGCAAAGATCTCCTcacttttcatccttcttttccttccttcttttcttcctcgTGTAAACAAACATCCTTTATGTATAAAAATCATGAGTGTGCTCACGCAGAGCTACCCTTTTTCCTCATGATTTTTTCAGGGGGGATGATCGCTGAGCTCAGAGGATGCTCATTAGCGCTGCAGTATCCGTGCCTCggtcagcgcagcctcagttatCACATCATCTCTCTAAACCCCGGGATCTGTGGTGAGATAAGGAGCGAAGACACCAAAACATCCCCGGCACTCTCACCCCTCCTCTTATCCCTTATCCCTtaacctcctccacctcctactccccctttttttcccttccaccCTCTCCATTAACAATTACCCATGGTGCTTTCGGTGGCACTGTGGTCGTGCCGGAGCGCCCTGGCGGTGACACAAACAGCCCCGTTCTTGTGATGTGAAATAAACACCAGCTCACAACTCATCAAAGCCTGTGAGATTCTCCAATCCTCTTTAGGGGTGAGTGGATTATCCCTCCTAACCCAAATACTCTCTCCGCTCCCTGACTGCCACGGACAATCGTGTTGGGCCACACGCAGCATGCAGCGCAAATTACCTCGGTTGAGGTGACAATCCAGGTCAGGCAGTCAGATACGCAAAGTGGGATGTGTCTGGGTGCATATGTTTGCACGCTGCCGACACCTAATCATGCAGccgactgatttgtttattCATAAGCTCGTCCTGCGTCTGTCGGGCTGCCCTGCGTTTCACCCGCATGTTTGACAAACTTTGCTAAGTTgagctctttctcttcttcttgcCTCCATATTAGTCTGAAAACAGCAAAAGGCAGTCGTTCCTGACAACTTCCGACTCTTGCAGCAAACTCTGTGACGCTCTCGAAAATACACCTGACATGTAAGAACccaagagaaaaggaaagaatcTCCTCTTGCGTCATGAGCCCGGAGGAAGCCTGCAGGTTTTTCGCACCGTGGAATGTGTGGGATACAGTAAATGTGAAAACTATGGGGGAATGTGAGAGAGGCTTAAGAGTGACAGCATGTGTGCGATGAGTTTATTTTTGGAGCACTAATGAATACGGGAATGAATATAAGCTGTTTGCACAATATTTAGCGACTTCTTAGTCCTACTGATTAGTTTAGAGCTAGagattatttgtgtgttttgacagcCTGTGACAAAGATTAaacaaaatgtgccaaaaagtTCAAAAGCCAGGGAGTAACGCTGCCACTTTCACCACCAAATCTCACAGTGCTTTCTTAAAGTCCATTTACAGGTTCATCGTTTTGTTTTGGGTTACTGATAGAACAGTTTTACATTCTTTGGTGCTCaattcacacattttctcatACTGTATTGTACTCTACtgtgttccccctctgtctgaaactgtgtgttttagctcctgtctctgattggtcagctcaaacacacctgaGCCAACACCGCTGACAACCGCGCAGCTTcactttattgattattttgtgCCAAATTAGCTGCTAGgcatacattttgaaaatgtgtaaCATGGCGATGTAGTTTGATGTCACAAACGTAATTAAAGGTGGGACTAATGATGAGGTGTTTGAGGAGCAGtattttctgtgggagagaggagctttgGTTTGTGGTGtggatcttttacatgcacaagaagatataaaatactgaaggaaaggaaaacattGAAAACGCATAATAAACATTCGAAAATTAAACCAAATTAAACCAAACAGAacgtgaagaaacaacagtttcGACATAAGGTCAAAGGCATCAATGTTTTCTTCAGGtatttactgaagttagcatgctacactgaaaaaaactcTTTCTCCCAGCTGCCCAAAGTGGTGTTAACAATGCTCCCTTGGTAGTCcagctagctgcactgctaactgagctaacaagctaacagtagctacagtcatggatgtatgaaaggatacagttagcagcagttatcagttactctggtgatattctGCCCATTTATGTGTTGGTAGTGTGAATTCAAGGTGACTCATTCTTACGCAGGCAACTTTAATAAAGGCAAATATTGGTTAGAAACCATCATTAGAATCCAGAaatgattcatgtttttttatgtaataaGGATTTCTGCTTTGCTCAACATCTTTTGCAGCTGATTCAGGGATGAGACTCTCGAGAGCAAACTCTGTCCAAAACAGCTGTTGGCTAAGACTCATCAAGGACCACCTCGCctcagaccagactgagcaggaAAAAACATGCAGAGCTCTGGGAAGCACCTGTGACACACAAAGTGGCCAAACAAGAATGTGAAGGATGCTGGTCATTACTAgaatttatgttgttaaagGCTTGACTTGAGCATTTTTCCTTGATTAAGATTAGTATAGCAATTACTTGTTTATCACACATCAGGCCAGGCGCCAAACACATAAAGTAAAG from Sparus aurata chromosome 11, fSpaAur1.1, whole genome shotgun sequence includes the following:
- the lnx1 gene encoding E3 ubiquitin-protein ligase LNX isoform X3, which produces MKALLLLVLPWLSPANYTDNLGNLHILYSELCKGASHYGLSADRKRRSQEGECTDSTSELTIATLPNDGPTSAAVALLSDEPGLVNPAFDPSMEDPNSQSGSTTSLAARSSSKKSEFRNFDRSSVRSRSFRRLNRAFSVLRRTKSGNAVSNETSEERDNARNSSVPQEVLALPQLHHLIPDGELTSIKITRVDPSEPLAISIVGGNETPLVRILIQDIYREGVIARDGRLLPGDMILKVNGIDISNVPHCYAVATLKQPCQLLRLTVLREQRHRYRSHSHSHPHGHGHGHDIAGGHPSHGLPHHPLRDDSIHVVLNKTTPEEQLGIKLVRRPEEHGVYIFHLLEGGLAARDGQLCVGDRVLAINGHDLRYGAPEHAALLIQASEEGVHFIVSRQICLPTPDILQEAPWGMDGPPPYSPVDIEQTLLDSCQKPACYEKTVTLTKEPYDSLGMTVAGGMSSRGWDLPIYVTNVDSDGVVGQEGSIRKGDILLNVNGVDLTGVTRGEAVANLKNTSSPVVLKVLEMRPPEESMQECALPPCLTPSPTDSTKSPLPNDDYSPLWVSWLQLPRHLYCCKDIVLRRSTSGSLGFSIVGGQEEVNCNQSFFIRSIVEGTPAYNDGRIRCGDILLEVNGKSTWGMTHTALVRLLKELRGRITLTIVSWPGSLL